In Candidatus Methylomirabilota bacterium, the genomic window GACGTCGTGAAGATCGAGTCGCGCGACGGCGACGAGACGCGGAGCCAGGCGATCAGCCCGGAGTGGGCGGCGCGCAAGATGCCGCCGTCGTTTCTCGCGGTGAACGGCAACAAGCGCAGCGTCACCCTCGACCTCCGGCGGCCCGAGGCGGTGGACGTCGTCAAGCGGCTCGTCGCCCGGACCGACGTCGTGTGGGAGAACTTCCGGCCGGGCGTCATGGACCGGCTCGGGCTCGGCTACGCGGCGCTCTCCGCCATCAACCCGCGGCTCGTGTACTGTGCGGTCTCGGGCTTCGGCCACACGGGGCCGGAGCGGACGACCGCCGCGTTCGACGGCAAGCTGCAGGCGATGTCCGGCATCATGTCGATCACGGGCGAGCCGGCCGGCGGCCCGATGCGCGCCGGGTTCGCCCTCTGCGACACGATCGGCGGCATGACGGCGGCGCTCGCGGTGGCGAGCGCGCTCTACCAGCGCACGCACACCGGCCGTGGCCAGTTCGTGGACGTCGCCATGCTGGACGCCGCGCTCGCCTTCATCCCGGGCCCGGTCTCCGAGTACACCGTGGCCGGCATCGCGCAGGGGCAGATCGGCAACGGCTCGGTGAGCCGCAAGCCGACCGCGAACCGGTTCCGGGCACGGGACGGCTTCATCGTCCTCGCCGTGCTGACGGAAAAGCAGTTCGTGAGCCTCATGCGCACGCTCGGGCGCGCCGACGCGCTCGACGATCCGCGGTTCAAGGACTGGGCGGCGCGCACGGAGCACCAGGCGGCGCTCCGCGAGGTCATCGAGGCGGCGCTCGCGACCGACGACCCCAAGGCGTGGGAGGCGCGGCTGACGGCGGCGGACGTGCCGTGCGCCTGCATCTGGAAGATCGAGGAGATCGTGCGGCACCCGCAGCTCGAGCACCGCGACGTGCTGCAGACGGTCGACTCGCGCTACGGCCCGCTGCGGCTCGTGGCCGCGGGCTTCCGGCTCGCGCACGGCAGCCCGCGCATCGAGCGCGAGCCGCCGACGCTCGGCGAGCACACGGACGAGGTCCTCGGCGAAGCGGGCTACGCGCCGGCGGAGATCGAGCGGCTGCGCGGCGCCGGCGTCATCTGAGCTTCAGGTCGCCCTGACGTCGGTCAGGTGGATCATCTCGGGGCCTCCATGCCTGCGACTCGCGCGCCCTCCTTCAGGCCGTCCGGTGGATTGACCACGAGCCGGTCCCGTCCCGTGACGCCGGCGAGGATCTCGACGGACTGCCCGAGGTCGCGGCCCAGCTCGACCTTCTGGTAGTGCACGGTGCGGTCGTCCCGCACGATCAGCACCTGCGGCCCCGCCGCTCGCGCGATGAGGGCCGTGGCGGGAATCAGCCACACCGCGTCCGCGGGGACGATGCTGAACTTCACCTGCGCGTACATCCCGGGCATGAGCGCCAGGTCCTCGTTGCGGAGGCGCACTTCCGTGAGCAGCGTGCGCGACGCGGGATCGAGGGCGCCCGCGGTGCTCGCGATCTTCCCGACGAAGGGGCGCTGCGGGTATTCCGGCACGAGGATCCAGGCGTCCTGCCCCGGCGCGATGGACCGGACGAAGGTCTGGGGCACGCTCACGAAGATGCGGAGGGTCTCGACGTGGGCGATCCGGAACAGCGGGCTGTTGTTGATGCCGCTGCCCGACGTGATCAGCGCGCCGCGGTCGATGCCGCGCGCCGTGATGATTCCCGCGAACGGCGCCGCCACCCTCTGGAAGGACTGGAGCGCCAGCAGGCGCTGGACGTTGGCCTCGTTCGCCGCCACGTTGGCGCGGGCGGCCCCGACGCTGGCCTCCAGCGCGCCGATGTTGGCCTGCATGGCGTCGCCGGCGGCCTGGGCCGCCGCCGTCGCCGCACGGGCGGCGGCGAACCCCGCGCGCTTCTCGTCCGCGTCCTGATGCGCGACCAGCTCCTTGCGCTCGAGCTGGATGAAGCGCTCGGCGGTGGCGCCCGCGAATCCTTCGTTCGCCTTCGCTTGATCCAGCGTGGCTCGCGCCTGCTGCAGGGTCGCCCTGGCCTGCGTCAGGCTCGCCTCGGCCTGCGCCAGGCCCGCGCGTGTCTGGGCGAGCGCCGCCCGGGCCTGGGCGAGCTCCTGGTCGAGCTCGGGCGTGTCGATCTGAGCGAGGATCTTTCCCGCCGGCACGCGGTCGCCGATGTCCACGTAGCGCTCGCGGACATAACCGTTCGTGCGGGCGTAGATGGCCGTCTCCTCGATCGCCTGGATGTTGCTCGGCAGGACGAGGTCGGTCGGGCCGTCGGCGCGCCGGGGGAGCACGAGGCTCACGGGCACGACGTCCGGGTCCGGCGCGGTGGACGCCGCCACGCGCTCCGCGTTCTGGCGCAGGCGCGGCGCCACCCCGATAGCGAGCAGCACGACGAGGACGAACAGGCCGATGAGCGCGGTCCAGGTCTTCTTCGATCTAGCCATTCAGGTGATCCTCCTGCGGGGGACGACGGCGAAGCAGGCTGTACACGAGGGGCACGAGGAACAGCGTGGCGAACGTCGCCACGGACAGGCCGCCGATGACGGCGCGGCCGAGCGGAGCGTTCTGCTCGCCCCCCTCGCCGAGGCCGAGCGACATCGGCAGCATGCCGATGATCATGGCGAGGGCGGTCATCAGGACGGGGCGCAGGCGCGTGGCGCCCGCCGCGAGCGCGGCGCTGCGCGCATCGGCGCCCGTCCCCATCTGGTCGTTCGCGAACGAGACCATGAGGATGCTGTTCGCGGTGGCCACGCCCACGCTCATGATCGCGCCCATGAGGGCGGGCACGCTGAAGGTCGTGTGCGTCACGAAGAGCATCCAGACGATGCCGCAGAAGCCGCCCGGCAAGGCCGTGATGATGATGAACGGGTCGAGCCAGGACTGGAAGTTGACGACCATGAGCAGGTAGACGAGCGCGACGGCGAAGATGAGGCCGAGGCCGAGGCGCAGGAAGGCGGAGTTCATGCTCTCCACCTGGCCGCGCACGGCGATCGTGTGGCCGGGCGGCAGCGTGGGCCGGAGCTCGGCGACGATCTTCTGAACGGCCGCCGCCACGCTGCCGAGGTCGCGCTCCTGGACGTTCGCGTAGACGTCGAAGACGGGCTGGACGTTGGAGTGGCTGATCACGGCCGGCGTCTCCCGTCGCTCGAGCGTCGCCAGGTTGCTGAGGAGCTGCTGCTGGCCCACCGTGCCCTGCGTGACCGACGTGTTCATGAGGGTGTTGACGGAGTCGATCCGGTTCTGGGGCGTCTGCACGACGACCGGATAGTTGATGCCGGTGCGCGGGTCGGACCAGTAGTTGGGCGAGACCACCGCGCTCGAGCTGAGCGAGACGAGTACGTTGTTCGCGACGTCGCGCTGGGTGAGCCCCAGCTCGGCGGCGCGTGAGCGGTCGACGTTGACCAGCAGCGAGGGCGTGTTGACCACCTGGTGCAGGTGGACGTCCACGGCGCCCGGGATCCGCGCCATCCGGGCCGCGACGCCGAGCGCGATCTCGTGCGTGGCCTTCTGGTTGTATCCGATGACCTGGACGTCGATGGGCGCCGGCAGCCCGAAGTTCAGGATCTGGCTCACGATGTCCGGCGGCTGGAAGAAGAAGGTGACGCCCGGGAACTCCCGCGGCAGCGTCTCCCGGAGCGTCTTCATCCAGCGCGCGGTCGGCTGGTGCCGGTCCGGGTTGAGCCCGACGAGGATCTCGCCATCCGACGGCCCGATCGTCACGCTGTCCGTGAACGCGAGGTTGATGGGCTGCGGCTGCCCGATGTTGTCGAGCACCAGCTGGACCTCGTCCCTGGGGATGAGGCGGCGGATCGCCGCCTCCACGTCCGCGAACACCTGCTCGGTCTCCTCGATCCGGGTGCCGGCCGGCGCCCGCACGTGAAGCCGGAACTGTCCGGTGTCCACGGCCGGAAAGAAGTCGCGTCCGACGAAGGGGAGGAGCGCGAGCCCGCTGGCCACGACCAGAGCGAAGGCCACGAACACGCGCGCCCGCCGGGCGAGGGCCGCCTCGAGCGCCCGGACGTACGCCGCCCGGAGCGCCTCGAAGCGGCGAATGAAGACGTCGTGGATGCGATCGAACACGCCGGGCGCCGTGCCGCCATGTTCGCCGCCGTCGTGAGCCTCGCTCGCGAGCAGGTAGCGGACGAGGGTGGGGACGAGGGTACGCGACAATAGATATGACGCCAGCATGGCGAACACGACGGCCATGGCGAGCGGGGTGAAGAGATACTTCGCCGGGCCGACGAGGAACACCACGGGCACGAACACGATGCAGATCGACAGGGTCGAGACGAAGGCGGGCGTCGCGATCTGCGCCGCGCCGTCGAGGATCGCCTGGAGGAGCCGCTTGCCGAGCCCGAGATTTCTATGGATGTTCTCGATCTCCACGGTGGCGTCGTCGACGAGGATGCCGACCGCCAGCGCGAGCCCGCCGAGCGTCATCACGTTGAGCGTCTCGCCGAGCGCGCTCAGAACCGCCAGCGACGTGAGGATCGAGAGCGGGATCGAGATGGTCACGATCAGAGTGCTGCGCCAGCTTCCGAGGAAGAGGAGGATCATGAGACCGGTCAGGAAGGCGGCGATCGCGCCCTCGGTGAGCACGCCCGCGATGGCGGCGCGCACGAAGAGCGACTGATCGAAGAGCTCCGTGACCTCGAGCCCCGGGGGCGCGGCGGCGCGGATCGTCGGGAGCAGATCCTTGAGCTGCTTGACGATCGTGAGCGTCGAGGCGCCCCCCTTCTTGATCACCGTGAGCAGCACCGACCGGCGGCCGTCCCGCCGGACCAGGTTAGTCTGGACCGCGAAGCCGTCGCGCACGTGGGCGACGTCGCGCACGTAGACCACGGCGCCGTTGACGTACTTGACGGGCAGATCGTTGAGCGCGGCGAGCACGTCGGGGCTGCTGTTGAGGCTCACCCGGTATTCGCGCGGCCCGAGCTTCACGCTGCCTGACGGCAGGGTCAGGTTCTGGAGGTTGACCGCGGCACTGACGTCCGCCGCCGAGATCGTCTTGGCCAGGAGCGCCTGGGGATCGAGGTCCACCATGACCTGGCGCGGCTTGCCGCCATAGGGCAAGGGGAGCGTGATGCCCTGGATCGGCGCGATCTGCTGGCGGATCCGGTAGATCCCGTAGTCGTAGAGCTCGGCCTCCGAGAGCGTCTTCCCGCTGAGCGCGAGCTGGATGATCGGCACGCTGGACGCGCTGTATTGCAGGATGAAGGGCGGGACCGCACCGGGGGGCATGCGACGCAGGATGGTCTGCGACACGGCGGTCACCTGAGCCAGCGCCCCTTCCACGTTCACGTTCGGCTGGAAGTAGATCTTGATGACGCTGACACCGGGATACGTCTGCGACTCGATCGTCCGCACGTCGTTGACCGCCGACGAGATCGTGTACTCGGAGAAGGTCGTGATACGCGAGGCCATGTCTTCGGTGGTCAGGCCGTCGTAGTTCCAGATCACGGACACCACCGGAATGTCGATCTCCGGGAAGATGTCCGTCGGGGTCGTCACGATCGCGAACACGCCGAGCAGCACGATGACCAGCCCCATGACGACGAAGGTGTAAGGGCGCCGGAGCGCGAGGCGAACGATCCACATGCCCTGAGGATGCCGGGTCGATGTCGTGCGATTCGGACCGGGCGAAGTGCCCGATCGAATATGATCCTGTCGATTCGGAGGTCCCTCGCTCGACTACAGCCTGAGGGGAGACACACCGGCCTGCGCCACATGGCGCTCATTTACGAAGGTGAGAAGATGGGTGGAAATATGTCAGGGAGGAGCGAGGCATGAGCGGGATACGGGTACTGGTCGGCACGCGCAAGGGCGCGTTCGTCCTGACGGCGGACGGAACGCGCGAGCGGTGGGACGTCAGCGGCCCCCACTTCGGGGGCTGGGAGATGTACCACCTCAAGGGATCTCCCGCCGACCCGAACCGGCTGTACGCGTCGCAGTCCAGCAGCTGGTTCGGCCAGCAGATCCAGCGCTCCAACGACGGGGGCAAGACGTGGGAGCCGGTGGGGAACAAGTTCGTGTACGACGGCGTCATCGGCACTCACCTGTGGTACGACGGCACGCCGCGCCC contains:
- a CDS encoding efflux RND transporter permease subunit, with amino-acid sequence MWIVRLALRRPYTFVVMGLVIVLLGVFAIVTTPTDIFPEIDIPVVSVIWNYDGLTTEDMASRITTFSEYTISSAVNDVRTIESQTYPGVSVIKIYFQPNVNVEGALAQVTAVSQTILRRMPPGAVPPFILQYSASSVPIIQLALSGKTLSEAELYDYGIYRIRQQIAPIQGITLPLPYGGKPRQVMVDLDPQALLAKTISAADVSAAVNLQNLTLPSGSVKLGPREYRVSLNSSPDVLAALNDLPVKYVNGAVVYVRDVAHVRDGFAVQTNLVRRDGRRSVLLTVIKKGGASTLTIVKQLKDLLPTIRAAAPPGLEVTELFDQSLFVRAAIAGVLTEGAIAAFLTGLMILLFLGSWRSTLIVTISIPLSILTSLAVLSALGETLNVMTLGGLALAVGILVDDATVEIENIHRNLGLGKRLLQAILDGAAQIATPAFVSTLSICIVFVPVVFLVGPAKYLFTPLAMAVVFAMLASYLLSRTLVPTLVRYLLASEAHDGGEHGGTAPGVFDRIHDVFIRRFEALRAAYVRALEAALARRARVFVAFALVVASGLALLPFVGRDFFPAVDTGQFRLHVRAPAGTRIEETEQVFADVEAAIRRLIPRDEVQLVLDNIGQPQPINLAFTDSVTIGPSDGEILVGLNPDRHQPTARWMKTLRETLPREFPGVTFFFQPPDIVSQILNFGLPAPIDVQVIGYNQKATHEIALGVAARMARIPGAVDVHLHQVVNTPSLLVNVDRSRAAELGLTQRDVANNVLVSLSSSAVVSPNYWSDPRTGINYPVVVQTPQNRIDSVNTLMNTSVTQGTVGQQQLLSNLATLERRETPAVISHSNVQPVFDVYANVQERDLGSVAAAVQKIVAELRPTLPPGHTIAVRGQVESMNSAFLRLGLGLIFAVALVYLLMVVNFQSWLDPFIIITALPGGFCGIVWMLFVTHTTFSVPALMGAIMSVGVATANSILMVSFANDQMGTGADARSAALAAGATRLRPVLMTALAMIIGMLPMSLGLGEGGEQNAPLGRAVIGGLSVATFATLFLVPLVYSLLRRRPPQEDHLNG
- a CDS encoding CoA transferase translates to MSKPFAGVRILDFTRYLAGPYGTYQLALLGADVVKIESRDGDETRSQAISPEWAARKMPPSFLAVNGNKRSVTLDLRRPEAVDVVKRLVARTDVVWENFRPGVMDRLGLGYAALSAINPRLVYCAVSGFGHTGPERTTAAFDGKLQAMSGIMSITGEPAGGPMRAGFALCDTIGGMTAALAVASALYQRTHTGRGQFVDVAMLDAALAFIPGPVSEYTVAGIAQGQIGNGSVSRKPTANRFRARDGFIVLAVLTEKQFVSLMRTLGRADALDDPRFKDWAARTEHQAALREVIEAALATDDPKAWEARLTAADVPCACIWKIEEIVRHPQLEHRDVLQTVDSRYGPLRLVAAGFRLAHGSPRIEREPPTLGEHTDEVLGEAGYAPAEIERLRGAGVI
- a CDS encoding efflux RND transporter periplasmic adaptor subunit; the protein is MARSKKTWTALIGLFVLVVLLAIGVAPRLRQNAERVAASTAPDPDVVPVSLVLPRRADGPTDLVLPSNIQAIEETAIYARTNGYVRERYVDIGDRVPAGKILAQIDTPELDQELAQARAALAQTRAGLAQAEASLTQARATLQQARATLDQAKANEGFAGATAERFIQLERKELVAHQDADEKRAGFAAARAATAAAQAAGDAMQANIGALEASVGAARANVAANEANVQRLLALQSFQRVAAPFAGIITARGIDRGALITSGSGINNSPLFRIAHVETLRIFVSVPQTFVRSIAPGQDAWILVPEYPQRPFVGKIASTAGALDPASRTLLTEVRLRNEDLALMPGMYAQVKFSIVPADAVWLIPATALIARAAGPQVLIVRDDRTVHYQKVELGRDLGQSVEILAGVTGRDRLVVNPPDGLKEGARVAGMEAPR